A DNA window from Anastrepha ludens isolate Willacy chromosome 6, idAnaLude1.1, whole genome shotgun sequence contains the following coding sequences:
- the LOC128867361 gene encoding ATP-dependent DNA helicase DDX11: MFSPSKRLEVPKEYEFPFNPYDIQQQLMDAVYDTLTQKRIGIFESPTGTGKSLTLTCSVLRWIEDRERLERNELAERISSMELEVKSISKSVEVAQDWITVSYAATEKKKELDELHRVQDLIKLHDEQLKEIAERQVEIHKVRRKNFTKKLEVKVDTILDDKVLGTLDWTEKAGDTLVQEPEMEKEEEKFRPIQVFFCSRTHSQLAQVVREVKRTPYGQRIRCVSLASRQQLCINPQVRKLTSVSLMNERCLDMAPKNKDAEGKSDSKCCVFRNANLTQHLRETALFNVMDIEELVGEGETLNACPYYAAREAAKSAQLVMLTYQMLLHRRTRLQTGIDLRGAIVIVDEAHNLLDTIAHLHSCELTLQQLLLVQEQISAYKMRYSKRFSSSSLLNINQLIFVVKRLVKLLQKNDHETAKQPTSISRVLRTYELTAEGEFYNIDLYVLLQFCEQSRLAQKLQGFAEKADQRSIPKVDSNTAGSATKRLLKQIQTSQINNLKTRVAPESTDDVNALKMQKNADSIPSISAPFRSLLAFIESLTDNAEDGRVILRIDATGDTASSLYKYILLNPGAHFVDVIRDARAIIVAGGTMQPTRELTEQLFRACPNRVREHFYSHVVPPDAVLPLVVAQGPTGRRLCFNYSERGTADMLAELAMIVQNVCSVVPAGVVCFLPSYEYLDLVYNHLQNSGILARISLKKRVFSESRTGAAAGPSVERLLSDYSAAIEANGSGGALLFSVVGGKLSEGLNFADDLGRCIIVVGMPYPNRQSVELQERMRYLDETLGMGAGNEYYENLCLKAVNQCIGRSVRHINDYACVLLVDERYCKEGIRAKLPEWITRSLQIPKTFGAVQVATARFFKCIKTRK, encoded by the exons ATGTTCTCGCCTAGTAAGCGGTTAGAGGTGCCCAAAGAGTATGAGTTTCCTTTCAATCCCTACGATATACAGCAACAGCTGATGGACGCAGTATACGATACCTTGACACAAAAAAGGATTGGTATCTTTGAAAGTCCTACAGGAACTGGGAAGTCCTTAACGTTAACCTGTTCTGTACTTCGATGGATTGAAGATCGTGAG CGTTTGGAACGCAATGAATTGGCGGAACGCATTTCGAGTATGGAACTAGAAGTTAAAAGTATAAGTAAAAGTGTTGAAGTGGCACAGGACTGGATTACTGTTAGTTATGCAGCGACAGAGAAAAAGAAAGAGCTTGATGAATTGCACCGGGTACAAGATTTAATAAAGCTTCATGACGAGCAGTTGAAAGAAATTGCCGAGCGGCAAGTGGAAATACACAAAGTGCgtcgaaaaaatttcactaaGAAACTGGAAGTGAAAGTGGACACAATCCTCGATGATAAGGTGTTGGGCACTTTAGATTGGACGGAGAAGGCTGGAGATACCTTAGTACAAGAACCGGAAATGGAAAAAGAAGAGGAGAAATTCCGTCCAATACAG GTATTTTTCTGCAGTCGCACACATTCCCAGCTGGCACAGGTTGTAAGAGAAGTTAAACGCACACCTTATGGCCAACGAATACGCTGCGTCTCATTAGCATCGAGACAGCAGTTATGCATAAATCCACAAGTACGGAAACTGACCAGTGTGAGCCTCATGAATGAACGCTGCCTAGATATGGCGCCTAAAAATAAAGATGCTGAAGGAAAGTCAGACTCCAAATGCTGTGTATTTCGCAATGCAAATTTGACGCAACATCTTAGGGAAACAGCCCTGTTCAATGTAATGGACATCGAAGAATTGGTTGGCGAGGGTGAAACTTTGAATGCTTGCCCCTATTATGCTGCCAGAGAAGCTGCCAAATCAGCACAACTTGTGATGCTTACATATCAAATGCTTCTGCATAGACGCACGCGTCTCCAGACGGGCATTGATTTACGGGGTGCTATTGTTATAGTAGACGAGGCCCACAATCTGTTGGATACTATTGCGCATCTACATAGTTGCGAGCTAACTTTGCAACAACTATTATTGGTACAAGAGCAGATTAGTGCATATAAAATGCGTTATTCAAAACGATTCAGTAGCAGCAGCTTACTCAATATAAACCAATTGATATTCGTAGTGAAACGGCTTGTgaaactactacaaaaaaatgatCACGAAACCGCCAAGCAACCCACATCCATTTCTAGAGTTCTTAGAACTTATGAGCTCACTGCAGAGGGAGAGTTTTACAATATTGATTTATATGTCTTGCTGCAATTTTGCGAACAATCCCGTTTAGCACAAAAATTACAAGGTTTCGCCGAGAAAGCTGATCAGCGTTCGATTCCAAAAGTTGATAGTAATACAGCTGGTTCTGCTACGAAACGGCTTCTTAAGCAAATCCAGACTTcgcaaataaataacttaaaaactcgGGTTGCTCCTGAGAGCACGGATGATGTAAATGCGTTAAAAATGCAGAAGAATGCCGATAGTATACCGTCCATCAGCGCTCCCTTCCGTTCGCTTTTGGCTTTTATCGAGTCGCTAACTGATAATGCTGAGGATGGGCGTGTCATTTTACGCATCGATGCCACAGGTGACACCGCGAGTAgcctatataagtatattttgcTGAATCCTGGTGCCCACTTTGTGGATGTTATTCGGGATGCGCGAGCC ATAATTGTGGCTGGCGGTACAATGCAGCCAACCAGAGAATTGACCGAGCAATTATTTCGTGCCTGCCCAAATCGTGTACGGGAGCACTTCTACAGCCATGTCGTTCCACCCGACGCAGTATTGCCACTCGTGGTTGCACAAGGGCCAACAGGTCGAcgtctttgttttaattattcagAACGAGGCACTGCAGACATG CTCGCGGAATTGGCAATGATTGTCCAGAACGTTTGCAGCGTCGTGCCAGCTGGGGTGGTCTGCTTTTTGCCATCTTACGAATATCTGGATCTGGTGTATAACCACTTACAAAATAGCGGTATATTGGCGCGTATATCTCTGAAGAAGCGGGTATTCTCTGAGTCGCGTACAGGAGCCGCTGCAGGTCCATCAGTAGAGAGACTTTTGAGTGATTACAGCGCTGCCATAGAAGCGAACGGCAGTGGTGGAGCACTACTTTTCAGCGTAGTGGGGGGAAAACTGAGCGAAGGACTCAACTTTGCAGACGATTTAGGAAGATGCATCATTGTTGTTGGCATGCCTTATCCCAATCGACAATCGGTTGAGTTGCAAGAGCGCATGCGGTACTTGGATGAAACGCTCGGCATGGGTGCTGGCAATGAATATTACGAAAATTTGTGTCTGAAAGCTGTCAATCAATGCATTGGGCGCTCTGTGCGGCACATTAACGATTATGCTTGCGTGCTGCTCGTGGATGAGCGCTATTGCAAGGAAGGTATACGAGCCAAGTTGCCAGAGTGGATAACGCGTAGTTTGCAAATTCCCAAAACATTTGGCGCCGTGCAGGTGGCCACTGctagattttttaaatgcattaaaacaagaaaatga
- the LOC128866264 gene encoding uncharacterized protein LOC128866264: MTLQLQIEKLKGLDNYKAWSMTVRAYLESEDLWTVVENGPENNEESLLKDKRAKFIILCLIETKLCQFMVSIRTARDLWTYLRSQHSLR, translated from the exons ATGACTCTACAACTGCAAATCGAGAAACTGAAGGGGCTTGACAACTACAAAGCTTGGTCTATGACAGTTCGAGCCTATCTGGAATCCGAGGATTTATGGACGGTCGTTGAAAATGGACCTGAAAACAATGAGGAG TCCCTGCTGAAAGATAAACGGGCGAAGTTTATCATTTTGTGCTTAATCGAGACAAAGCTTTGCCAATTTATGGTCAGCATACGCACAGCCCGCGACCTATGGACCTATTTACGATCACAGCATTCCCTGCGCTAA